A region of the Arachis hypogaea cultivar Tifrunner chromosome 15, arahy.Tifrunner.gnm2.J5K5, whole genome shotgun sequence genome:
ttctttctcaatcgctattgagaagttccactattgccaagcttcaaggtgctcgcgcaaaaccttttacaatccgagtccttagtttctaacacctcacggtatatgatcaccactcgtatactaacccactccacttaaagataccttctctaagatttgccttgagtacttagtatacttctttggtatcctcaccgactatagtgtttataactcttgactcaaccttggagatcacactccaatttacaaagtgtacaagaaaacaattctcaaagaattgttgagacgaaatgagtactctctagaagagtgtatgattacaagtttagcactattgaaccaattgatattgctctctcaaattgtgtattataacaccttaaaaaaaatgtgtagaatgaaagaatatgaacaagatagtttgcaaaaaATCAAGTatttgaaataaggcttcaatccatctatttatagactccccaaaccttagaaacgttggggagttaatgggatggagcctttttgtcaaaactagccgttttttatgtttttgaatcatttgcatcgatgcataacactttgcatcgatgcaaatgtgtctttgaagctgaaatttgaattttcagctaggttgcatcgatgcaaacatctttgcatcgatgcaacaagtcgtcgcatgctttgcatcgatgcaagatgagtgtgcatcgatgcaaaccttaaagaatggcttaaaatcacttcaaaatacttaggattgatctcaaacttgttggagtcaattcctatgcttttgtacctttgaaaacaagtttttaaaccatttggctagcatcgaattgcaagatgtgcatcaaaacattttgtgagtgtgtgttgagagatttagcaattggttcttaacaagaagttacctaagtcctaagacactatacttgtcttcaaatgttgtggacttgagtttcttgttgttgttgtgttgctttcaactcttcattcctcaacgttgaatgttggttgatctttcaacatgcttgttcattcaagttgtttgttggtttgtctttcatgtcgtttgttagtttgtcattcatcaaaacctacgaatacaaacttcgcatacaagcaacatgatttacatttagtcccaaaaaaaaattaatacagaaTTTAATCTCCAACATTTTTTTCTATCAGACATAACAGTTCCTGTCTATTTACCTTTTACTATATGACAACTTTTATTATTAACTTAGCTTTATGCATGTGAACGATGACACTAGCATATTAATacactcttattaaaaataagtaaagtgaataatgatattttaaaatctaaattaaaatattttttttatacaaacatattttttaaaataagacatattttaattatattaaatacaaaaatatcaaataattttaacattaaattttttttagaataatttctaataattttattaaacattattattgaatatatatatatatatatatatacttttctattataaatatatatataagaatctaacgaataaatttattattatttttgtctcaaaaatacaaaaaattatagtacaatattattgtgtaattattaataataataataataataataataataataataataataatttattattttagacaAATGATTATTatgtctaaaaaaaatattaaaaattattctgtgtattaatttttttaggaattaaaatatttatttttaaaatttttaaagattaatttaaataattattctatctAAAAATAAACTGAAGACTAATTTATCtattagaataaaatttttaaaatattttttatattaattttgttaaaattaaaatatctgtttttaaaatttttagaaattgatttggttaattactcaacaaacaaTTAATGAGACTTTTGGTGTGGTCCAGGTGTTGGGTATGGTGGGTGTGGCTTCAACTGCTCTGAACTGTTACCAATGTAAATTAGAGTAATCAGTCAAGCTCCTACCGCCTTTTCCCCTCCCTCTCGGCCTCACCTTTCTTTTCTGGCTTTCTGCCTCTGTGCCCCCCCTGCCCCACCCTTGACAAAGAAGTCACACCAAAAGCTTCTCTCTTTTCCTTTGTCGACTGTTTCCCTCTCCACATACACTACAAGTCTACAACACCACAAAAGGCACAAATCACATCTTCGTTGTGATCATTTAGCTAAACAATATTTTAAAGGGAAAGTCTTCAAGTACAATTAATATtataatcaatatttaatataaaaaaattttgaatctctaaaaaagaaaatgatttgaaatttaagtaaaaacaataacaaaagttcatttttaataaatttaatattaaatttatttagaaatttTGTTATAGACTTATAGTGTTGTTGGCTAAAATTAGTTGAGTAGTGTTGACTTTTtagtattattctattttaaatatataaattataatatttttaaaaaatcacctcttttaatattttattaagtattaacacattaaaattttaaaatatatttttttattaaaatgtttTATTTTCCTTATTAGAGAGAGTGCAATTTTTATAATCTTTTTTGTGGTGTCTGTTTCAATTCCCATTTGCTTGCCTCCGAGCACTCATCAAAATCTCCAATTCCTTGTTCCCAATAGGTAGGTGGGGCTGCTCACCTTCCTTGAGTCAGATTCTCTTGCCTGTCCTTCAATAGCACAAAAcctgacaaaatatattttagaaaaaaaattagaaaagttGTTAGAAATGAACAATAAATCACCCATTAAAACACACTACCGGGAAGCCACAAAGAAGAAACCAAAATATCACCTCTCACAAACAGAATCACATCACATTATCCTTAATGCAAAAATGCTTCTCTTTATTACCCTCCTTTGCTTTCTTCAACCTCATGTGATGTAAACTCATTCACATAGCAAAGATTTCAACCTCAAAAGGTAGAACAGAGTacctttcttttttaattctgttttcttTCCATGTTGTTCTTTTATTATGAAGACAATAATGGCAGCCAAATCCCCTCATGAATCATCTTTCTCGTTCTCACGGAGGTACTTCCATTGGAAGAAGAAGCCACTGGATGAAGATGACGACGACGATGAGGAAGAAATCCTCAAAGTCAGCTCGTCTTCACATTTTTGTGAGGTCGATGACGACGACGATGATAACAACGACGATGGTCAGTTCAAGATCGACGTGGCACTGGAACTGAAGCATGCCAAGCAGAACAAAAAGAAGCACCCGAAATCGAAGCTGAAGTCAGCACTCACAGTATTCACGAAGAGCCGTTCACTTAACACGTCATCATCAGGGCTAGGCACGCGCGTGGTTGGCACGCTCTTCGGACACCGTCGTGGCCACGTCCACTTCGCATTCCAAGAAGATCCAAAGCTTCAGCCTGCCTTCTTGATCGAGCTGGCAACACCAACAAGCATCTTGGTGAAGGAAATGGCTTCCGGATTGGTGAGAATTGCGTTGGAAtgcgagaagaagaacaacagCAAGGgggcgaagaagaagaagcttcTAGAAGAACCGTTGTGGAGGACGTATTGTAATGGGAGGAAGTGTGGGTATGCGAACAGACGGGAGTGTGGGCCGGAGGAGTGGAAGATTCTGAAGGCGGTGGAGCCTATTTCGATGGGTGCTGGTGTGTTGCCGGTGACTGATGGTGACGGGAATGGAGCTGGGTCCGAAGGTGAGCTCATGTACATGAGAGCCAAGTATGAGAGGGTTGTTGGGTCTAAGGACTCTGAAGCTTTCTATATGATGAACCCTGATGGGAGTGGTGGTCCTGAACTCAGCATTTACTTGCTTAGAGTTTAGAATATGGCGGTTACTTCTTCCAAgacatgctcatgtgaaaaatGATATTTGGGAACGGTTAAATAGTTTGATATTTATAATTGAAAATCTTTGATTAAACTATTTGACTATTCCCTATATTTTTCTTATGGAATGTATTTATGGAAGTAGCCACATTAGaatattgttatttaatttgCATAATAAACTACCACTTCGTACTTGAAAAATTTGAGGCCTAACATTTAGttggtttatatttttaataattagaaTGGTGGGTGTTCAAATCTGTCAAGTATGGAATGAGAGTTTATCTTCTTTAAGTGTTATCTGTCAAGTACTAATGATAGACGAGAGCATATCAATACAGCGTTCCATAAGTGTTATCTTCTTTAAGTAACATTAGTTCAAGAATTCTGCATAGGCATCGTGTTAGTACTTCAAGATTAGGGGGTTATGTATTTTTGGTATGTTTGCAATCGATGTGTAAAGAAGGGTGATATGGGGGTGGTAGTTTCCTTTATTGCTTGTTGTCTTTATTGACTTTTTGGGATATTTTACGTTGGAGGTTTTGAAAGTGGCTTTAGTAGTAATATAAAAGGTGGTGGTGAAATTAATTGTTATTTGGATTCCAATGTTGAGCtactaagtgtgtgtttggattgtggttggtgaaactggagtttgaataaaaatgattttataaaattgattttggatagaagtaagtttgtgttaacatgatttatgtttggcaactctttaccaaaattgattttaataaaataaatattatttggataatattagttaaaatcacttttagatagataattacttAAAAAGAcatgacattaaattataatattatttttttatatatgtttaattttttttatacttttctcttatatattttttatataatatatttttaatattcttagtactcttttttagtacattataatttttaactattattattatttatgattaatttttttatttaatttattttacttaattggatcaataaattctattataaaaagataataataaatacaatacacaaaaattataactataaaaatatataatgtcaaataaaaaattaataaaaaatataaataataaataataaaaaaagagttcATATAGAAAAGAATAATAAGAATTCTATAAATAATGCAATAACAtgtataaaggataaagttggtaaaagaaaaataaatatcgaAGGTATTGGCTAAAAGCACGTTAGTGCAACGGAGAAGTTAGAAATTATTGTTTCTTCTAAATgtgattttattcataaaatCACTTCTCCATTTGTAGAGAAGAAATTTAGCCAAACAAAAAAGTGAAGCTTTCAAAAAGCTCTAACGTAATTTTTTCCTTCAAACGTGGTTACCAAACACACCCTAAGttgttttgtttctttaattttcaaaagaaaCATTCTGTTACATGCCATTTGTTTATGGCACTTGGATTCCTTAACGGTGAAAATTCAGGAATATGTTTGGTTTCTGCTTAGAACCTAGAAGTGTTTGTCATGGCTCTTCAAATTTTGGAACTTGACGGAAACTAtttaatatgataaaaaaaatatttttttttaaaaaaattatttttatttgaaattcacttttatggtttaaaatgattttaatatattaataaaatagaatttgattctttagttaaattttttttataaatttattcttaacaaagttattttattaattgtaaATAGAAATATATTTGACATTTGAAGTATTAAATTTGAGAGGTGTGagaatttttagatttcttttggtGTGATATGTAAATGagaattagaatttttaaaaaaatttatattatttatttttagttgttctaaaataagaaaaagaattcaaCTCGAGTGAATTCTAATTCCTAAAGTTCCAATCAAGTGCTTAAGCAAAACTAAAATAGGAATTGCATTATATTAGCAATAcaattttcctttttttgttcttttattgtttttgcATGATAACTTTGAGTGAGACAGAGCTTCATTGGTTAGTAAGAAAGTGACTAATCATATTTacattctatatatataaaaaaaagacagCAAAAATTATAGGTATATCAACTGAAATTTTTGtcgtaattattaattttttttatagataaattAACTACTGGCCTAAAAGAATGTGAGGTCTGTATAAAATTTTCAGTTTCCTACATTTGTGGATAGGAATGAAAATAGTTCTGATATGTCATGTAATTAATTGGTCTGAGTTTGGTATAAGAATtagattttagaataaaataataatttaattgttcgggataagttcgaaaatattgaaatgttattttaaaaatataaagattaaattcaaattcagtaaatttttttaagcgggaaaaattatttttctgttGAAATATGCGTAAAAACGCGTACCGATAAATTAGTCGACAGTATCAGTTTAAGTCTATTCAGTACTGTGTGAGAGCAATAAAAAGCGGTAGAAAAACTTAGGAAAATATTTAAAGTTGAAAACCGAAcgctaattctaaaggtttggcCTAAAGTTGGGCCAAATTGGCCAAAAATACTAACGGGTTGGACTGGACTCAAGTTGGACtcaaagcccaacatatataaactcaTTAATGAGCCAAATCAGCTCATTTTACCAACAAAGAAAGGAAGCTACGCTGGTTTGAGAAGAGAAGGGAGAAGAGGGCTTGACATTATTCACCTCCATCTTCCTCAAGCCATAatttgagctacggtgctccaattgatgagccgtttgtggccatgtGAAGCTTTCATCGAATTCTTCAATTCTAGCTAACAAAGTAGgtaaaaacttaaaattcatgTTCTAGTTTCTAGCCCTAACAAATTTTGCATTTTTGGGTAttgttttgagtagattttgtgattttggttgtttaggtatgATCTAGTAGCGGGTTATTATTAGATTTTGTCTCAATTCACAgtgggtaaggtaagaaaactctatacccttgtgatttgtcatatTTGTGAATCCTAAGTTttgattttagtaatttataTGGTTTAACTTGGAAATTCTTGTTGGTTGAAATTGAATTGAGGAATTGGTGCACTTGGAGTTGATCTTTGGTGGCTAAGCGTTGTTGAGCTTGTTTGAGGACTCAATTTGGTGAATTTgtacatattgggaatcggccaaagtatggttttggttttctttatgtaatatgtaatgtttcgtgaCACTTAGGCTACTGGCCTTTAAGATAAGATTGAATGCTGTGGTTGTATGATTAATTGCAAATAAATATtatggttgatgatgattttgataAAGGTTGAAGAAGTTGTATATGGTGGAGTATGAATATTGATTATTATGATGATTGTGATGATTGGATGAATTATGATGTTGATAATGGGAAATTGTTGATGTATTGATGATTGATTATGTTGTTGTTGATAGATGATGAGAAATTTGAGAATTTATGATGATAAGTTGATGAACAATGTTTGTGAGGATTTAGAACGGTgtatatgtgaattgtttgatgttGGACTTGTTAATTATGTTTAAGATGGTTATATTAAGAAGACATTAAGGAAATTAGGAGAATTTGATGGTTTGATAGCTAGATGCTTGAAAAATAGTTGGGAAGTGTTTACTATGAATATTTGAGTTGTGTTGAGTGTGTTTTGTTTGGTTTGCTTTAAGAAGTTTTGGAAAAAAAACTAGAGAATTGTCACTTTTGGTAAAAATctgtttttggtgaactttggcagatcataacttgagccttggtttttgaaattgattggattttttttaaattaaagatgatttaAAGAGATTTAAATGGACATAAAGTTTgaggaaaatagaattttatagaggaagttatgagCATTTAAAGTTTAGTGcagaaatctgaaattctgcaactttaaatttttCTAAGTCTGATACAACATGCATACGCGGCCCACGCACGCGACGCAGGTAATGGCCTCTGCCCAGCACTCCCACGTACGTGGCGCATGGAAGCGTACGCGGCATGGTCCAATTTTACTTGTATACATACGCAGCACATTGGCCACGCATACGCGGACGCATTTTCTtcaacgtgtgcgtacgcatgacaggggtgtgcgtacgcacaacccctGCTTTGCTGAAAAATtgttttcttcactttttcaaggattttctaactttttaaacttctttaattacCGTTTAAGATTTCTATCTAGTAATTAGGTACTAAGACTATTAGAGGTGAGTTagtaaattaaattgatgaaatttCATTATAAGTTTAGAAGACCGTGACTAGGTTTGGAAGTTCTGTGGATGGAATAGTTTGAGTGTCTGGGCGGAGCGTTGAGGTGACAATGAATTGGAAAACATGAATGATTATGGTTAATGAGATGAGTATAAGCAGACTTGTGCTACGAGCAGTGATCTCCGAGATTGAGTATTTGATTATCATATGCATTGTTCTTcgtcgtaggggctgtggcagtctcccgcctacgttcggatgtgagagCTGTGATATTCTCCCGCTTACGTGAGATGCATTGAATTGGTAAGTCGCTATGCGCCTCGAATAAGGGCTATGGAAGTCTCCCTCTTGTCAAGGTAGCGGTGCTGGCGTAGGGGCTGAGGCAGTCTCCTACCTACATTGAGATGTGAGGACTGAGGCAGTCTCTCACTTGCATAACCTTCTTTGCCGCCAGAGTGAACTCGTGCACTATAACCTGAAAGAGTGTGTCGGGTACTATAAATCGCGGGGCGCAAGAAAGAGTgggcagggcactatatccctggtcgTGGTAGAAAGGTGACACCTCGGGGATGTGTCGGGTTGACAttttgaaccgacaagtgatatcacgagccaatag
Encoded here:
- the LOC112750512 gene encoding protein MIZU-KUSSEI 1, which codes for MKTIMAAKSPHESSFSFSRRYFHWKKKPLDEDDDDDEEEILKVSSSSHFCEVDDDDDDNNDDGQFKIDVALELKHAKQNKKKHPKSKLKSALTVFTKSRSLNTSSSGLGTRVVGTLFGHRRGHVHFAFQEDPKLQPAFLIELATPTSILVKEMASGLVRIALECEKKNNSKGAKKKKLLEEPLWRTYCNGRKCGYANRRECGPEEWKILKAVEPISMGAGVLPVTDGDGNGAGSEGELMYMRAKYERVVGSKDSEAFYMMNPDGSGGPELSIYLLRV